A window of Peromyscus eremicus chromosome 7, PerEre_H2_v1, whole genome shotgun sequence contains these coding sequences:
- the C7H15orf61 gene encoding uncharacterized protein C15orf61 homolog, which produces MEALRRAHEAALRLLLCRPWALGAASRPKPRASEVLTRHLLQRRLPHWTSFCVPYSAVHNDQFGLSHFNWPVPGANYHVLRTGCFPFIKYHCSKAPWQDLAAQDRFFTALKVINLGIPTLLYGLGSWLFARVTETVHTSYGPITIYFLNKEDEGAMY; this is translated from the exons ATGGAGGCCCTGCGGAGGGCCCACGAGGCCGCGCTGCGGCTGCTGCTGTGCAGGCCCTGGGCCCTGGGCGCCGCCTCCCGCCCGAAGCCCCGCGCCTCGGAGGTGCTGACGCGGCACCTGCTGCAGCGGCGCCTGCCGCACTGGACCTCCTTCTGCGTGCCCTACAGCGCGGTCCACAACGACCAGTTCGGCCTGTCGCACTTCAACTGGCCCGTGCCGGGCGCCAACTACCACGTCCTGCGCACCGGCTGCTTCCCCTTCATCAAGTACCACTGCTCCAAGGCGCCGTGGCAGGACCTGGCCGCGCAGGACCGCTTCTTCACGGCGCTCAAGGTCATCAACCTGG GTATTCCAACTTTATTATATGGACTTGGCTCCTGGTTATTTGCCAGAGTCACAGAGACTGTTCATACCAGTTACGGACCAATAACAATCTATTTTCTAAATAAAGAAGATGAAGGTGCCATGTATTGA